From the Quadrisphaera sp. RL12-1S genome, one window contains:
- a CDS encoding peptidoglycan DD-metalloendopeptidase family protein has translation MGGPGRRRRLPALALAVALLVGAAGAAGVADGATSASADTVEQLKAKQQQVKDALAQAQEGLADTGERAQQAAAELADVQARQPVAQAALATAQGEVRTAKDRDVELAGQLAAAEAAEQVATQELARGESDLAEAEKRVSRLVSATYRGGGVDAGLAAAVMGGEGPSDLADRLALVDAAARLQQGSTSRLAQVRAEQQHRADRLEAVRQQMADLRQQAADHLVDTQRAEAQAQAATDELAQLEATKEAALADLEAQKKAYQQQVDQAQAESDDIAAQLRARARARGGSGGGGGSAAPQRGLLGNPLSSMVVTSGFGYRMHPVYHVVRLHAGTDFAAACGTPVYAAADGEVVRAGPVSGYGNYLVIDHGTVNGRDLATAYAHLSRFQASVGQDVKKGQLVAYSGATGVGTACHLHFEVRIDGAPTDPMAGWL, from the coding sequence GTGGGGGGACCGGGACGACGACGACGGCTGCCAGCGCTCGCGCTGGCGGTCGCCCTGCTCGTCGGTGCTGCCGGCGCGGCCGGGGTGGCCGACGGCGCCACCAGCGCCAGCGCCGACACCGTCGAGCAGCTCAAGGCCAAGCAGCAGCAGGTCAAGGACGCCCTCGCGCAGGCGCAGGAGGGCCTCGCCGACACCGGCGAGCGGGCCCAGCAGGCCGCCGCCGAGCTCGCTGACGTCCAGGCCCGCCAGCCGGTGGCCCAGGCGGCCCTGGCGACGGCGCAGGGCGAGGTGCGCACGGCCAAGGACCGCGACGTCGAGCTGGCCGGCCAGCTGGCGGCCGCCGAGGCCGCAGAGCAGGTGGCCACCCAGGAGCTGGCGCGGGGGGAGTCCGACCTCGCCGAGGCCGAGAAGCGCGTCTCCCGCCTGGTCTCGGCCACCTACCGCGGTGGCGGTGTCGACGCCGGCCTCGCGGCGGCCGTGATGGGCGGGGAGGGGCCCAGCGACCTGGCCGACCGGCTGGCGCTGGTGGACGCCGCCGCCCGCCTGCAGCAGGGGTCCACCTCCCGCCTGGCGCAGGTCCGCGCCGAGCAGCAGCACCGCGCAGACCGCCTGGAGGCCGTCCGCCAGCAGATGGCCGATCTGCGCCAGCAGGCCGCCGACCACCTCGTGGACACCCAGCGCGCCGAGGCCCAGGCGCAGGCGGCCACCGACGAGCTGGCGCAGCTGGAGGCCACCAAGGAGGCCGCGCTCGCCGACCTCGAGGCGCAGAAGAAGGCCTACCAGCAGCAGGTGGACCAGGCGCAGGCCGAGAGCGACGACATCGCCGCGCAGCTGCGCGCCCGCGCCCGGGCCCGCGGCGGCTCCGGCGGCGGTGGTGGCTCAGCGGCGCCGCAGCGCGGCCTGCTGGGCAACCCGCTGTCGTCGATGGTCGTCACGTCGGGCTTCGGCTACCGGATGCACCCCGTCTACCACGTGGTCCGGCTGCACGCCGGGACCGACTTCGCCGCCGCCTGCGGCACCCCCGTGTACGCCGCCGCCGACGGCGAGGTGGTGCGCGCCGGGCCCGTCTCGGGCTACGGCAACTACCTCGTCATCGACCACGGGACGGTGAACGGGCGGGACCTCGCCACCGCCTACGCGCACCTGTCGCGCTTCCAGGCCTCGGTCGGGCAGGACGTCAAGAAGGGCCAGCTGGTGGCCTACTCGGGCGCCACCGGCGTGGGCACCGCCTGCCACCTCCACTTCGAGGTGCGCATCGACGGCGCTCCCACCGACCCGATGGCCGGGTGGCTCTGA
- the ftsX gene encoding permease-like cell division protein FtsX, protein MRLRFLGGEILSGLRRNTAMTVSVVLVTFVSLVFVGAGALLQLQVGQMKDYWYDRVQVSVFLCAKDSEAPTCTGGEVTAAQRQEVLTELQSPTLAPYVESVQFESKADAYKRFQEQFKGTAIADSATEDQLNESYRVKLKDPTKYEVVTQYFAGTPGVEEVQDQRRVLDPFFTVLNVATAVAGGFAVIMIVAAALLIATTIRLSAFSRRRETGIMRLVGASKLLIQLPFLLEGVLAAVVGAGLAVGVLYTAVRFGVQGWLVQALPLFGYVGTHQVWMVAPVLLGIAVLLAGVASVTTLSRYLRV, encoded by the coding sequence GTGAGGCTGCGCTTCCTGGGCGGCGAGATCCTCAGCGGTCTGCGCCGCAACACGGCCATGACCGTCTCGGTGGTGCTGGTCACCTTCGTCTCGCTCGTCTTCGTCGGTGCCGGGGCCCTGCTGCAGCTGCAGGTCGGGCAGATGAAGGACTACTGGTACGACCGCGTCCAGGTGTCGGTGTTCCTGTGCGCCAAGGACTCCGAGGCCCCCACGTGCACCGGGGGAGAGGTGACCGCCGCGCAGCGCCAGGAGGTGCTGACCGAGCTGCAGTCGCCCACCCTCGCGCCGTACGTGGAGTCCGTGCAGTTCGAGTCCAAGGCGGACGCCTACAAGCGCTTCCAGGAGCAGTTCAAGGGCACCGCCATCGCCGACTCCGCCACCGAGGACCAGCTCAACGAGTCCTACCGCGTCAAGCTCAAGGACCCCACCAAGTACGAGGTGGTCACCCAGTACTTCGCCGGGACCCCCGGCGTGGAGGAGGTGCAGGACCAGCGCCGCGTCCTGGACCCGTTCTTCACCGTGCTCAACGTGGCCACCGCCGTGGCCGGCGGCTTCGCCGTCATCATGATCGTGGCGGCCGCCCTGCTCATCGCCACCACCATCCGGCTGTCGGCGTTCAGCCGCCGCCGCGAGACCGGGATCATGCGCCTGGTCGGCGCCTCCAAGCTGCTCATCCAGCTGCCGTTCCTGCTCGAGGGCGTGCTGGCCGCCGTGGTCGGCGCCGGGCTGGCCGTGGGCGTGCTCTACACCGCCGTGCGGTTCGGGGTGCAGGGGTGGCTGGTGCAGGCGCTGCCGCTGTTCGGCTACGTCGGCACCCACCAGGTGTGGATGGTGGCGCCGGTGCTCCTGGGCATCGCCGTGCTGCTGGCCGGTGTCGCGTCCGTCACCACGCTCTCGCGCTACCTGCGCGTCTGA
- the ftsE gene encoding cell division ATP-binding protein FtsE, whose product MIRFESVSKTYPRSKRPALHRVNLDIERGEFVFLVGASGSGKSTLLRLVLREDVATRGHVHVAGRDVARLSSWKVPHLRRQMGVVFQDFRLLPSKTVFENVAFALQVIGKSRHHIAQVVPETLELVGLAGKERRLPNELSGGEQQRVAVARAFVNRPAILLADEPTGNLDPATSDGIMKLLERINRTGTTIVMATHDHGLVDASKKRVVELEGGVVVRDEVAGGYGLAPVTGLVSAQLPAVPPVPPVPPVQPLHPTQQGVSW is encoded by the coding sequence GTGATCCGCTTCGAGTCCGTCTCCAAGACCTACCCGCGGTCCAAGCGACCCGCCCTGCACCGGGTGAACCTCGACATCGAGCGCGGGGAGTTCGTCTTCCTCGTGGGGGCGTCCGGCTCGGGCAAGTCGACGCTGCTGCGCCTCGTGCTCCGCGAGGACGTCGCCACCCGCGGCCACGTGCACGTGGCGGGCCGCGACGTCGCGCGCCTGTCCAGCTGGAAGGTGCCCCACCTGCGGCGCCAGATGGGCGTGGTCTTCCAGGACTTCCGCCTGCTGCCCAGCAAGACGGTCTTCGAGAACGTCGCCTTCGCGCTGCAGGTCATCGGCAAGAGCCGCCACCACATCGCCCAGGTGGTCCCCGAGACCCTGGAGCTGGTCGGCCTGGCCGGCAAGGAGCGGCGGCTGCCCAACGAGCTGTCCGGCGGCGAGCAGCAGCGCGTGGCCGTGGCCCGCGCCTTCGTCAACCGGCCGGCGATCCTGCTGGCCGACGAGCCCACCGGCAACCTCGACCCGGCCACCAGCGACGGCATCATGAAGCTGCTGGAGCGCATCAACCGCACCGGCACCACCATCGTCATGGCCACCCACGACCACGGCCTGGTCGACGCGAGCAAGAAGCGCGTCGTGGAGCTGGAGGGCGGTGTCGTCGTCCGCGACGAGGTGGCCGGCGGGTACGGCCTGGCCCCCGTCACGGGCCTGGTCAGCGCGCAGCTGCCCGCCGTGCCGCCCGTGCCGCCCGTGCCGCCCGTGCAGCCCCTGCACCCGACCCAGCAGGGGGTGTCCTGGTGA
- the prfB gene encoding peptide chain release factor 2, which produces MAAVDLPAEISSLRTTYRTVREVSDVDALTATVAQLTEQASASDLWDDVENAQAVTSKLSHAQSELERLEKMGARIDDLDTLVEMADEAAAEGDAETAEETRAEAEKELASIRKALGELEVRTLLSGEYDQREALVTIRAEAGGVDAADFAEMLLRMYLRWAERHGHKAEVMDTSYAEEAGIKSATMAVHAPYAYGTLSVEQGTHRLVRISPFDNQGRRQTSFAGVEVLPVTEETDHIEIPENDLRVDVFRSSGPGGQSVNTTDSAVRLTHLPTGIVVSCQNEKSQLQNKAAALRVLQARLLVRAREERQAELDALKGDDSGSWGNQMRSYVLNPYQMVKDLRTEHEVGNPASVFDGEIDDFLETGIRWRRQRERASEN; this is translated from the coding sequence GTGGCAGCCGTCGACCTCCCCGCTGAGATCTCCTCCCTCCGCACCACCTACCGGACGGTGCGCGAGGTCAGCGACGTCGACGCGCTCACAGCGACCGTCGCCCAGCTGACCGAGCAGGCCTCCGCCTCCGACCTGTGGGACGACGTCGAGAACGCCCAGGCGGTGACGAGCAAGCTGTCGCACGCGCAGTCCGAGCTCGAGCGCCTGGAGAAGATGGGCGCCCGCATCGACGACCTCGACACCCTGGTGGAGATGGCCGACGAAGCCGCCGCCGAGGGTGACGCCGAGACGGCCGAGGAGACGCGGGCGGAGGCCGAGAAGGAGCTCGCCAGCATCCGCAAGGCGCTCGGCGAGCTCGAGGTCCGCACGCTGCTGTCGGGGGAGTACGACCAGCGCGAGGCGCTCGTCACCATCCGCGCCGAGGCCGGCGGCGTCGACGCCGCCGACTTCGCCGAGATGCTCCTGCGCATGTACCTGCGCTGGGCCGAGCGCCACGGGCACAAGGCGGAGGTCATGGACACCTCCTACGCCGAGGAGGCGGGCATCAAGTCCGCCACCATGGCCGTCCACGCGCCCTACGCGTACGGGACGCTCTCGGTCGAGCAGGGCACCCACCGCCTCGTGCGCATCAGCCCCTTCGACAACCAGGGCCGCCGCCAGACGTCCTTCGCCGGGGTGGAGGTGCTCCCGGTCACCGAGGAGACCGACCACATCGAGATCCCGGAGAACGACCTCCGCGTGGACGTGTTCCGCTCGTCCGGCCCCGGGGGGCAGTCGGTGAACACCACCGACTCCGCCGTCCGCCTGACCCACCTGCCCACCGGCATCGTGGTCAGCTGCCAGAACGAGAAGAGCCAGCTGCAGAACAAGGCCGCCGCGCTGCGCGTGCTGCAGGCCCGCCTGCTGGTCCGCGCCCGCGAGGAGCGCCAGGCAGAGCTCGACGCGCTCAAGGGCGACGACTCCGGCAGCTGGGGCAACCAGATGCGCTCCTACGTGCTGAACCCGTACCAGATGGTCAAGGACCTGCGCACCGAGCACGAGGTCGGCAACCCCGCCTCGGTCTTCGACGGCGAGATCGACGACTTCCTGGAGACGGGCATCCGCTGGCGCCGCCAGCGCGAGCGCGCGTCCGAGAACTGA